In a single window of the Aridibaculum aurantiacum genome:
- a CDS encoding YceI family protein, which translates to MKKILFPAALVAMVAVSCTQAPDADKAATSEQREASSPQGTVYTIDTAASKVTWVGTKVNGQHNGTFSLSNGTIGVSNGTISSGTFTINVASIVNEDLKDETNGQLVGHLKSADFFDVEKYPTASFEITKVEPYDSSKTTSKLEGATHIVSGNLTLKNETKNVTFPAKVSVNDNTVTAQANFQIDRTEWGMNYKGPNNPQDWFIRKEVNIGLDITARK; encoded by the coding sequence ATGAAGAAAATACTTTTCCCTGCGGCATTAGTAGCTATGGTAGCTGTATCATGTACGCAGGCACCAGACGCTGACAAAGCGGCAACCAGTGAGCAACGGGAAGCAAGTTCTCCACAAGGCACAGTGTATACTATAGACACTGCAGCAAGTAAAGTAACCTGGGTAGGTACAAAAGTTAATGGCCAGCACAATGGTACATTCTCCCTGAGCAATGGAACAATTGGCGTATCTAACGGCACCATCTCTTCTGGTACTTTCACTATCAATGTAGCTTCTATTGTAAATGAAGATTTGAAAGATGAAACCAATGGCCAGTTAGTTGGTCACCTGAAGAGTGCAGATTTCTTCGATGTAGAAAAATATCCAACAGCATCTTTTGAAATAACTAAAGTAGAGCCTTACGATAGCAGCAAAACTACCAGCAAGCTGGAAGGTGCTACACACATTGTAAGTGGCAACCTTACTTTAAAAAATGAAACAAAGAATGTAACGTTTCCAGCAAAGGTATCTGTGAATGATAATACTGTAACCGCACAGGCAAATTTCCAAATAGATCGTACCGAGTGGGGAATGAATTATAAAGGACCTAACAATCCACAGGATTGGTTCATTAGAAAAGAAGTGAACATTGGACTTGATATTACAGCCAGGAAGTAA